From one Carassius auratus strain Wakin unplaced genomic scaffold, ASM336829v1 scaf_tig00215606, whole genome shotgun sequence genomic stretch:
- the LOC113095079 gene encoding E3 ubiquitin-protein ligase MSL2-like, giving the protein MNPVNATTLYVSACRSVLQCDPRDPQALAEIYKLLPFFRQSLACLVCGNLLQDPIAPTNSSCQHYVCKSCKGKKMMMKPSCSWCKDYEQFEENKQLCILVDCYRKLCEYIADSPLAQHISSTVGGSPDILALLNEGLSLDNRLGEESLSLSLTNKSPTPSTSETLHSEGQSPSTEIKEQDLSPLGVNGLQDCNGLTNVEELTASLPSLEASVPDAESGGDAVKQESFTNEIPVCEAVAAAGEDLCTSTMDICGFGEDIKHDGGTLLLSVEEVLRTLEPDHVAQDECPAILQSTLEPSANMKGPFVSIDSARQLSSLPQHSQEVLLPQHPISQKNPQHLGISCSAVTPRMPRSNRKRSRSESDSEKIQPVPISTFVCGPTLGASTPVPVKCEPKSPTQTIPHMAAVPNGGGLSKVGKALLVPAKTVKKTIDNHGPKKAYTKSKQGTPKSKEKTKERILTNTLIPGSPTKVVYKKAQEKKGCKCGRATQNPSVLTCRGQRCPCYSNRKACLDCICRGCQNSYMANGEKKLEAFAVPEKALEQTRLTLGINVTSIAVRNATGSGAGGMLNVSTAAGSPVASFLATGPHEDKGFDEPLDMRFD; this is encoded by the coding sequence gCAATTTGCTACAAGATCCAATCGCCCCTACCAACTCATCGTGCCAGCACTATGTCTGTAAATCATGTAAAGGtaaaaagatgatgatgaaaccCTCGTGCAGCTGGTGTAAAGACTATGAGCAGTTTGAAGAGAATAAGCAGCTCTGCATCTTGGTGGACTGCTACAGAAAACTCTGCGAGTACATCGCAGACTCTCCTCTCGCCCAACACATTTCAAGTACTGTGGGAGGGTCCCCAGACATCTTGGCTCTCTTGAATGAGGGTCTCTCATTGGACAACAGACTGGGGGAGGAGTCACTCTCCCTGAGCTTGACAAACAAGTCCCCTACACCCTCAACCTCAGAAACGCTTCACAGTGAGGGACAGTCCCCATCGACAGAAATCAAGGAGCAAGACCTCAGTCCTCTAGGGGTGAATGGTCTCCAGGACTGCAATGGCTTGACCAACGTGGAGGAGTTGACTGCCAGTTTACCTTCACTAGAGGCCAGTGTTCCAGACGCGGAAAGCGGGGGCGATGCAGTGAAACAAGAGAGTTTCACAAATGAGATCCCTGTGTGCGAGGCAGTGGCAGCTGCTGGCGAGGACCTTTGCACCAGCACCATGGACATTTGTGGCTTTGGCGAGGATATTAAACATGATGGCGGGACTCTCCTCTTGAGTGTAGAGGAAGTGCTCAGGACTCTAGAACCAGACCACGTCGCCCAGGATGAGTGCCCTGCGATATTGCAGTCGACTCTCGAACCTTCGGCGAACATGAAAGGACCATTTGTATCGATCGACTCTGCTCGGCAGCTTTCCTCTCTCCCGCAACACTCGCAGGAGGTTCTTTTGCCCCAGCACCCAATCTCCCAAAAGAATCCACAACATTTGGGAATATCCTGTTCCGCGGTGACGCCCAGAATGCCACGGTCCAACCGGAAGCGGTCGCGGTCGGAAAGCGACAGCGAGAAGATTCAACCCGTACCCATTTCCACTTTCGTCTGCGGCCCAACGTTGGGCGCTTCCACCCCCGTTCCAGTCAAGTGCGAACCTAAATCTCCCACTCAGACTATCCCTCACATGGCGGCGGTGCCCAACGGTGGTGGCCTTTCTAAAGTGGGCAAGGCGTTACTGGTGCCTGCGAAAACTGTCAAAAAGACCATTGACAACCATGGACCCAAAAAGGCATACACTAAGTCCAAACAGGGCACTCCAAAGTCGAAGGAAAAGACGAAAGAACGGATTCTGACTAACACCCTCATTCCCGGGAGCCCCACGAAAGTGGTGTACAAAAAGGCGCAGGAGAAAAAGGGCTGCAAGTGCGGCAGAGCAACTCAAAACCCAAGTGTTCTTACATGCCGTGGACAGCGATGCCCCTGTTACTCCAACCGCAAAGCCTGTCTGGACTGCATATGCAGGGGTTGCCAGAACTCCTACATGGCCAATGGCGAAAAGAAGCTGGAGGCCTTCGCGGTGCCAGAGAAGGCGCTCGAGCAGACAAGACTCACTCTAGGCATCAACGTCACCAGCATCGCAGTGCGGAACGCCACCGGTAGCGGAGCCGGCGGGATGCTTAACGTCTCCACGGCGGCTGGCTCACCTGTGGCCTCCTTCTTGGCTACGGGGCCACACGAAGACAAAGGATTCGATGAACCATTGGACATGAGGTTTGACTGA